In Bombyx mori chromosome 11, ASM3026992v2, one genomic interval encodes:
- the SNF gene encoding U1 small nuclear ribonucleoprotein A isoform X1, translating into MTMDIRPNHTIYINNLNEKIKKEELKKSLYAIFSQFGQILDIVAMKTLKMRGQAFVIFKEISSATVALRSMQGFPFYDKPMRIQYSKIDSDIIAKSKGTFQERPKRPKLPKGTDDGKKKKNKDPSRLIGHGIPGAGILNNVNAEQPPNQILFLTNLPDETSEMMLSMLFNQFPGFKEVRLVPNRHDIAFVEFGNEMQSAAAKEALQGFKITPTHAMKITFAKK; encoded by the exons ATGA CAATGGATATAAGACCCAACCATACCATTTATATCAATAATCTCAATGAAAAGattaaaaaagaagaattaAAGAAGTCACTTTATGCAATATTTTCACAATTTGGTCAAATATTGGATATAGTAGCAATGAAAACCTTAAAAATGCGTGGTCAAGCATTTGTTATTTTCAAGGAAATTTCAAGTGCCACTGTTGCTTTGCGGAGCATGCAAGGATTTCCATTCTATGATAAACCAATG AGAATTCAGTATTCAAAAATTGATAGTGATATAATAGCAAAAAGTAAAGGAACATTTCAAGAACGACCTAAACGTCCAAAGCTACCTAAAGGTACTGATGAtgggaagaaaaagaaaaacaaagatcCTAGCAGACTTATTGGGCATGGTATCCCTGGTGCTGGTATCCTAAACAATGTTAATGCGGAACAACCTCCCAACCAAATTCTGTTCTTGACAAACCTTCCAGATGAAACTTCAGAGATGATGTTATCAATGTTGTTCAATCA gtTCCCAGGCTTTAAGGAGGTTCGTCTTGTGCCAAACAGGCATGATATCGCTTTTGTTGAATTCGGAAATGAAATGCAATCTGCAGCAGCCAAAGAAGCATTACAAGGATTCAAAATAACACCAACACATGCAATGAAGATTACTTTTGCTAAGAAATAG
- the SNF gene encoding U1 small nuclear ribonucleoprotein A (The RefSeq protein has 1 frameshift compared to this genomic sequence) — protein sequence MTMDIRPNHTIYINNLNEKIKKEELKKSLYAIFSQFGQILDIVAMKTLKMRGQAFVIFKEISSATVALRSMQGFPFYDKPMRIQYSKIDSDIIAKSKGTFQERPKRPKLPKGTDDGKKKKNKDPSRLIGHGIPGAGILNNVNAEQPPNQILFLTNLPDETSEMMLSMLFNQFPGFKEVRLVPNRHDIAFVELEMKCNLQQPKKHYKDSK from the exons ATGA CAATGGATATAAGACCCAACCATACCATTTATATCAATAATCTCAATGAAAAGattaaaaaagaagaattaAAGAAGTCACTTTATGCAATATTTTCACAATTTGGTCAAATATTGGATATAGTAGCAATGAAAACCTTAAAAATGCGTGGTCAAGCATTTGTTATTTTCAAGGAAATTTCAAGTGCCACTGTTGCTTTGCGGAGCATGCAAGGATTTCCATTCTATGATAAACCAATG AGAATTCAGTATTCAAAAATTGATAGTGATATAATAGCAAAAAGTAAAGGAACATTTCAAGAACGACCTAAACGTCCAAAGCTACCTAAAGGTACTGATGAtgggaagaaaaagaaaaacaaagatcCTAGCAGACTTATTGGGCATGGTATCCCTGGTGCTGGTATCCTAAACAATGTTAATGCGGAACAACCTCCCAACCAAATTCTGTTCTTGACAAACCTTCCAGATGAAACTTCAGAGATGATGTTATCAATGTTGTTCAATCA gtTCCCAGGCTTTAAGGAGGTTCGTCTTGTGCCAAACAGGCATGATATCGCTTTTGTTGAATT GGAAATGAAATGCAATCTGCAGCAGCCAAAGAAGCATTACAAGGATTCAAAATAA
- the LOC134199722 gene encoding uncharacterized protein LOC134199722 — MRGKRKKRKADDLHQDVASVDDSDTSTDTAETDKYTIYKSENYCRQYPEDGGNFEYIVIYESSETRPIGDRDLMSLGASLKRGNKGIKRFKRINKYKIGAIFERPGLANSALYNTKTLKDLHLKASIPALLTETTGVIRNVPTYMSNKNIYNGLSSSRDVVSVRRLMRRGRDEDGKSCLLPTQTVALTFACPTLPDSVDIDSWYFEVSLYIPPVSQCLRCLRYGHIGKFCKNSQKCTICGEEHLYRDCPKDPKEAICVHCSGNHIAISSDCPIKKKKIEENRTKYQKVAYADLFNEKSFPTLNKSKPTDNIKNLLQCDDFVNLLISSIIKIISLNKSDETPVTSAGIKSILLDTFSTNKNRNKLKTT; from the coding sequence ATGAGGGGCAAGCGCAAAAAGCGCAAAGCCGACGATCTACATCAAGATGTGGCAAGTGTCGACGACTCAGATACTTCGACCGATACTGCTGAAACTGATAAGTATACCATTTATAAATCGGAAAATTACTGCCGTCAGTATCCAGAAGATGGCggtaattttgaatatattgtaatatatgaAAGTTCCGAAACCAGGCCAATAGGCGACAGAGACCTCATGTCCCTTGGCGCTTCATTGAAACGAGGCAACAAGGGCATAAAAAGATTTAAGagaataaacaaatacaaaatcgGAGCTATATTCGAGCGGCCAGGGTTAGCTAATAGCGCCCTATATAATACCAAAACATTAAAGGACCTGCACCTAAAAGCATCAATTCCCGCTTTACTCACTGAAACTACTGGTGTAATTCGAAATGTTCCCACTTATATGTCgaacaaaaacatatataatgGATTATCAAGTTCCAGAGATGTAGTTTCCGTGCGTCGACTTATGCGTCGAGGCCGCGATGAGGACGGCAAATCGTGTTTGCTGCCCACCCAAACAGTTGCCTTAACTTTCGCCTGCCCTACATTACCAGACAGTGTTGATATAGATTCATGGTACTTCGAGGTAAGCCTATACATTCCACCAGTTAGCCAATGCCTGCGTTGTCTACGCTACGGTCATATCGGCAAATTTTGTAAGAATTCGCAAAAATGCACCATCTGCGGTGAAGAACACCTATACAGAGACTGCCCTAAAGATCCCAAGGAAGCCATTTGTGTTCACTGCAGTGGCAATCACATAGCAATTTCTTCAGATTGccctattaagaaaaaaaaaattgaagaaaatagaACTAAATACCAAAAAGTTGCATACGCCGATTTATTCAATGAGAAGTCTTTTCCAACATTAAACAAGTCTAAACcaactgataatataaaaaacctcCTACAGTGCGATGACTTTGTAAACTTACTTATTTCttctattatcaaaataatatctcTCAACAAGTCTGACGAAACGCCTGTTACTTCTGCAGGCATCAAAAGCATTCTATTAGATACTTTCAGtacaaacaaaaacagaaataaacttaaaaccacttaa
- the LOC100286771 gene encoding uncharacterized protein LOC100286771 isoform X1: MHENIMSDIETTTPDRWIENEKIMKSKLMKLPNWYQIPLINSNASHNLTDGNLVRFRGMIQDMHNPEFYFEKFEVFNTTTNEVKVKSGKYRDTAHVLENEKINYSENLISGQRQTLVVVSIPGLNDWVQQLEDKQNYLKHLEEPPNTSKRLHPSTKLKRSYDDTEDNLDEMEVDNEAVNKEMKILDHKDNTPDVVSREHLLNYPLPDVPSKSCIVKIYSDNENLKLNDMIEVIGFLSVDPSLSGEFKEDKDSMIELQIESSVEIITHNPPPSLVPRLHAVHVQKLEHCNPLLSNSVDQGVILSEANAAREHLLKALTELLLGDQLAAEYLICHLIACVYLRQDTMNLGQFCLNLSNLPTQKYPNYAQQLYDIIKQFVTKSYYLPLTIENMNTLTLLPKKDYECNRLASGVLQLSKDTHLILDETKMEQGRLDATGVNNIAALGKMIMTQKVEYDFKYYKMEFDSDISVLVLSEGKSLLPSDYHVPLKPEESSLEIFDAIVEAATYYLTEDLMNMIRAYLTNLKLVKYSITEDLQFVENDFIDMRSKSSSDNPVTADDLHRLLVLARLVSLSRGHDTLSKECWDITKAMETERLHRVKNRVASTV; the protein is encoded by the exons ATGCATGAAAATATCATGAGCGATATCGAAACAACGACGCCGGATCGATGGATTGagaatgaaaaaataatgaagagCAAGTTGATGAAATTACCAAATTGGTACCAG ATCCCACTAATTAATTCAAATGCTTCACATAATTTAACAGACGGAAACTTAGTGCGGTTCAGAGGCATGATCCAAGACATGCACAACCCTGAATTTTACTTTGAGAAATTTGAAGTATTTAACACAACAACAAATGAAGTAAAGGTTAAAAGTGGAAAATACAGAGATACTGCACATGTTTTG GAAAATGAGAAAATTAACTATTCTGAGAACCTAATCAGTGGTCAGCGACAGACTTTAGTTGTTGTGTCTATACCTGGGTTAAATGACTGGGTCCAACAACTAGAAGATAAACAAAACTATTTGAAACATTTAGAAGAACCACCAAATACTTCCAAAAGGCTTCACCCAAGTACAAAGTTAAAAAGAAGCTACGATGATACAGAAGATAATTTGGATGAAATGGAAGTTGATAATGAAGCTGTGAATAAGGAAATGAAGATTTTAGATCACAAAGATAATACACCTGATGTGGTTTCAagagaacatttgttaaattatCCTCTACCTGATGTACCTAGCAAATCTTGCATTGTTAAG aTTTACAGTGACAATGAAAATCTCAAGCTCAATGACATGATAGAAGTCATTGGATTTCTTTCTGTAGATCCATCCCTATCAGGCGAATTCAAGGAAGATAAGGATTCTATGATAGAGCTCCAGATTGAGAGTAGTGTCGAAATTATAACTCATAATCCTCCACCAAGCTTAGTACCACGATTGCATGCTGTTCATGTACAAAAATTGGAACATTGCAATCCATTACTTTCAAATAGTGTTGATCAAG gTGTGATTTTAAGTGAGGCAAACGCAGCAAGGGAGCATTTATTGAAAGCCTTGACGGAACTCTTACTGGGAGATCAATTAGCTGCTGAATATTTGATATGTCATCTTATTGCTTGTGT CTATCTTCGTCAAGATACTATGAACTTGGGACAGTTCTGTTTGAACCTATCAAATTTGCCAACACAGAAATATCCAAATTATGCACAACAGCTATATGATATTATCAAGCAATTTGTCACCAAAAGCTACTATTTACCACTTACCATTGAAAATATGAATACATTGACATTATTGCCTaa GAAAGACTATGAATGTAATCGTCTAGCTAGTGGAGTACTACAGCTCAGTAAAGATACGCATCTAATTTTGGATGAAACCAAGATGGAACAAGGTCGGCTCGATGCGACCGGCGTCAACAATATAGCTGCTCTCGGTAAAATGATTATGACACAGAAAGTTGAATATGAtttcaaatattataaaatggaATTTGATTCAGATATCTCTGTGCTGGTATTGTCTGAAGGAAAGTCATTGTTGCCA AGTGATTACCATGTTCCATTGAAACCAGAAGAATCTTCACTAGAAATATTTGATGCCATAGTTGAAGCAGCCACATACTACTTAACGGAGGACTTGATGAATATGATCAGGGCGTATCTAACCAACCTGAAACTTGTGAAATATTCTATAACTGAAGACTTGCAG TTTGTAGAAAATGATTTCATAGATATGAGAAGTAAATCAAGCAGTGATAATCCCGTAACGGCAGACGATTTACATAGATTACTGGTGTTGGCGCGCCTGGTCAGTTTATCGCGCGGCCACGATACTCTAAGTAAAGAATGCTGGGACATCACAAAGGCAATGGAAACTGAAAGATTACATCGAGTGAAGAATAGAGTTGCCTCTACTGtataa
- the LOC100286771 gene encoding uncharacterized protein LOC100286771 (The RefSeq protein has 2 substitutions compared to this genomic sequence): MIMTQKVEYDFKYYKMEFDSDISVLILSEGKSLLPSDYHVPLKPEESSLEIFDAIVEAATYYLKEDLMNMIRAYLTNLKLVKYSITEDLQFVENDFIDMRSKSSSDNPVTADDLHRLLVLARLVSLSRGHDTLSKECWDITKAMETERLHRVKNRVASTV, from the exons ATGATTATGACACAGAAAGTTGAATATGAtttcaaatattataaaatggaATTTGATTCAGATATCTCTGTGCTGGTATTGTCTGAAGGAAAGTCATTGTTGCCA AGTGATTACCATGTTCCATTGAAACCAGAAGAATCTTCACTAGAAATATTTGATGCCATAGTTGAAGCAGCCACATACTACTTAACGGAGGACTTGATGAATATGATCAGGGCGTATCTAACCAACCTGAAACTTGTGAAATATTCTATAACTGAAGACTTGCAG TTTGTAGAAAATGATTTCATAGATATGAGAAGTAAATCAAGCAGTGATAATCCCGTAACGGCAGACGATTTACATAGATTACTGGTGTTGGCGCGCCTGGTCAGTTTATCGCGCGGCCACGATACTCTAAGTAAAGAATGCTGGGACATCACAAAGGCAATGGAAACTGAAAGATTACATCGAGTGAAGAATAGAGTTGCCTCTACTGtataa